Proteins found in one Roseovarius pelagicus genomic segment:
- a CDS encoding NADPH-dependent 2,4-dienoyl-CoA reductase translates to MTTYSHLLSPLDLGHVTLKNRVLMGSMHTGLEETKDWPRVAEFYAARARGGVALMVTGGMAPNREGGVFPGAAGLFTEQDIANHRVITDAVHEAGGLIAMQVLHAGRYAYGPECVSASAIKSPISPFPPKELDEDGIEKQIADIVTACARAREAGYDGAEIMGSEGYFINQFLVKHTNKRTDRWGGSYENRMRLPVEIVRRAREAVGPDFILIYRLSMIDLVPEGSTHEEVVQLAQAVEAAGATIINTGIGWHEARIPTIATSVPRAAFAWVTKKLMGKVGIPVITSNRINTPDVAEEVLSTGCADMVSMARPFLADADFIAKAAAGQANLIAPCIACNQACLDHTFSGKISTCLVNPRACYETELVVKPAETYKTVAVVGAGPAGLSAAITAAERGHAVTLFDRDTQIGGQLNMARVIPGKEEFHGLVDWFAAMVDTSGVTLKLGTEVGADDLNGFDEIIIATGVIPRDPAIPGQDGPNVLSYIDVLRGKAKVGPRAAIIGAGGIGFDVAEYLTQKGESPTENLPEWMAEWGIADPATARGGLAPEGPQPEAAARQVTLLQRKAERPGKRLGKTTGWIHRATLKMKNVTMVSGVNYDAIDASGLHVSHGEARETPTLIEVDTIVMCAGQLPQRGLADALEAAGQSVHVIGGADVAAELDAKRAINQGTRLAAEL, encoded by the coding sequence ATGACCACATATAGCCACCTTTTGTCCCCGCTTGATCTGGGCCATGTGACGCTGAAGAACCGCGTGCTCATGGGCTCCATGCATACCGGGCTGGAGGAAACCAAGGACTGGCCGCGCGTGGCCGAATTCTATGCCGCGCGCGCCCGAGGCGGTGTGGCGCTGATGGTGACGGGCGGCATGGCCCCCAATCGCGAAGGCGGCGTGTTTCCCGGCGCGGCGGGCCTGTTTACCGAGCAGGATATCGCCAATCACCGGGTCATCACCGATGCCGTGCACGAGGCGGGCGGGCTGATCGCGATGCAAGTGCTGCATGCGGGTCGCTATGCCTACGGACCGGAATGCGTCAGCGCCTCGGCGATCAAATCGCCAATCTCGCCATTCCCCCCCAAAGAGTTGGATGAAGACGGCATCGAGAAACAGATCGCCGATATCGTCACGGCCTGTGCCCGCGCCCGCGAGGCCGGATATGATGGTGCCGAAATCATGGGTTCCGAGGGATATTTCATCAATCAGTTTCTGGTGAAGCACACCAACAAGCGGACCGATCGCTGGGGCGGCAGCTATGAGAACCGGATGCGTTTGCCCGTCGAGATTGTCCGGCGCGCGCGCGAGGCCGTCGGCCCGGATTTCATTTTGATCTACCGGCTTTCGATGATCGATCTCGTGCCCGAAGGGTCAACCCACGAAGAAGTCGTACAACTGGCGCAGGCCGTTGAGGCAGCAGGAGCCACGATCATCAACACTGGCATCGGTTGGCACGAGGCCCGCATTCCCACCATCGCGACATCCGTGCCGCGTGCTGCCTTTGCATGGGTCACGAAGAAGCTGATGGGCAAGGTCGGCATTCCCGTTATCACCTCGAACCGGATCAACACACCCGACGTCGCAGAAGAGGTGCTGAGCACGGGTTGCGCCGATATGGTGTCGATGGCGCGACCTTTCCTGGCCGATGCCGATTTCATCGCCAAGGCAGCTGCGGGTCAGGCCAACCTGATCGCGCCATGCATCGCATGTAATCAGGCCTGTCTGGATCATACCTTCTCGGGCAAGATCAGCACGTGCCTGGTAAACCCGCGCGCCTGCTATGAGACAGAACTGGTGGTCAAACCCGCAGAGACGTACAAAACCGTGGCCGTCGTCGGCGCGGGCCCTGCGGGCCTGTCGGCGGCGATCACAGCGGCAGAACGCGGGCATGCGGTCACGCTGTTTGATCGCGATACGCAGATCGGCGGACAGCTGAACATGGCGCGGGTCATTCCCGGCAAGGAAGAGTTTCACGGGCTGGTCGACTGGTTCGCGGCGATGGTGGATACCTCTGGTGTGACGTTGAAACTCGGCACCGAGGTCGGCGCGGATGATCTGAACGGGTTCGACGAGATCATCATCGCCACAGGCGTGATCCCGCGTGATCCGGCCATCCCCGGTCAGGATGGCCCCAATGTCCTGAGCTATATTGACGTGCTGCGCGGCAAGGCCAAAGTTGGTCCGCGCGCGGCGATCATCGGGGCCGGTGGCATCGGATTCGACGTAGCCGAATATCTGACCCAGAAGGGTGAAAGCCCAACCGAGAATCTGCCGGAATGGATGGCGGAATGGGGTATCGCCGACCCGGCCACCGCACGCGGCGGGCTAGCCCCCGAAGGACCACAGCCAGAAGCGGCCGCACGACAGGTCACCTTACTGCAACGCAAGGCAGAGCGGCCCGGAAAACGTCTGGGCAAAACGACGGGATGGATTCATCGCGCCACCCTGAAGATGAAAAATGTCACGATGGTAAGCGGCGTCAACTACGATGCGATCGACGCAAGCGGCCTGCATGTCAGCCACGGCGAGGCGCGCGAAACACCGACCCTGATCGAGGTGGACACGATCGTGATGTGTGCGGGGCAGCTACCTCAACGCGGCCTTGCCGATGCGCTGGAGGCAGCTGGCCAGTCCGTACATGTAATCGGGGGTGCGGACGTGGCCGCCGAACTGGATGCAAAACGGGCGATCAATCAGGGCACGCGGCTGGCTGCAGAGCTTTGA
- a CDS encoding hydantoinase B/oxoprolinase family protein, with translation MTLDPITLSVIQAGLQQVCDEMDLSFSRAAFSPVIAEANDRSDGIYDARDGSLIAQGVGGLPVFVGTMQYSTRTLIEMIAEGRVAAPQPGDIYIVNDPYLGGTHLMDVRFALPFYRNGEIFCWLSNTGHWPDTGGAVPGGFSASATAAEQEGLRLPPVRLFKQGVLDSEIYSIICSNIRVADQRIGDVRAQAAALELGAERLGLLMDRYGDDTVTEAIAELRRRAAEQMRVFISQIPEGSHQSVAWIDSDGVVNEPLEIRLCITRNDDNLTFDFSGSAPPCMGPMNSVRATTLSSVYLAMRHIFPEVPISAGAFEPLHVTGIAGSFLDAQYPRPVSGCAAEVSQRIAEAVFAALVSVLPDRVTAAPAGTSGNFALGGHDPQRGRDFVMYQLSGGGYGGYADGDGLTNGCSTIGISKAPPVEIMEQAFPVLYRRYALREGSGGAGTQRGGFGLDYEVELRRGNATASFVMDHGRTGPLGALGGADGAVNEVTVWQDGTPYTPLHLSKEQNIPLRPGDRVRVKTPGGGGYGDPFKRRPALVADDVRLGRYTADQARALFGVVLTKCGTVDDTATDAARS, from the coding sequence ATGACCCTCGATCCCATCACGCTGTCAGTCATTCAGGCCGGGCTGCAGCAAGTCTGTGACGAAATGGATCTGAGTTTCTCTCGCGCTGCGTTTTCGCCGGTGATCGCGGAGGCGAATGATCGCTCCGACGGTATCTATGACGCGCGCGACGGGTCCCTGATCGCGCAGGGTGTCGGTGGTTTGCCGGTGTTCGTGGGCACGATGCAGTATTCCACCCGCACGCTGATCGAAATGATTGCAGAGGGACGCGTCGCTGCTCCGCAACCGGGTGACATCTATATCGTCAATGATCCCTATCTGGGCGGCACACATCTGATGGATGTGCGGTTCGCCCTGCCATTTTATCGCAATGGCGAGATTTTCTGCTGGCTCAGCAACACGGGCCACTGGCCCGACACCGGGGGTGCGGTGCCCGGTGGATTTTCCGCCTCCGCCACCGCAGCCGAGCAGGAAGGGCTGCGCCTGCCGCCTGTGCGTCTGTTCAAACAGGGCGTGCTGGATTCCGAAATTTACAGCATCATCTGCTCTAACATCCGTGTCGCGGACCAGCGTATCGGCGATGTGCGCGCACAAGCTGCCGCGCTGGAGCTTGGTGCCGAACGGCTGGGCCTCTTGATGGATCGATACGGCGACGACACTGTGACCGAGGCCATCGCAGAACTGCGCCGTCGCGCCGCAGAGCAAATGCGCGTTTTCATCAGCCAGATACCCGAAGGATCGCATCAGAGTGTTGCGTGGATCGACAGCGATGGTGTGGTGAATGAACCGCTGGAAATTCGGCTCTGTATAACCCGAAACGACGACAATCTGACCTTTGATTTCTCTGGCAGCGCCCCGCCCTGCATGGGGCCGATGAATTCGGTTCGCGCCACGACGCTCAGCTCTGTCTATCTGGCGATGCGGCATATTTTCCCCGAGGTGCCGATCAGCGCCGGCGCATTCGAACCGCTGCATGTGACCGGGATCGCGGGCTCGTTCCTAGATGCGCAGTATCCGCGCCCGGTATCGGGCTGTGCCGCAGAGGTAAGCCAGCGCATTGCAGAGGCGGTTTTTGCTGCGTTAGTGTCTGTTTTACCGGATCGAGTGACCGCCGCACCGGCCGGAACCAGCGGTAACTTTGCGTTAGGTGGGCACGATCCGCAACGCGGACGCGATTTCGTGATGTATCAGCTGTCGGGTGGGGGCTATGGTGGCTATGCGGATGGTGACGGCCTGACGAACGGTTGTTCGACCATCGGCATCTCCAAGGCCCCGCCGGTGGAAATCATGGAGCAAGCTTTCCCGGTCCTCTACCGTCGCTATGCCCTGCGCGAAGGCTCGGGGGGGGCCGGCACACAACGCGGCGGTTTTGGCCTCGACTACGAGGTTGAACTGCGGCGTGGCAATGCAACAGCTAGCTTTGTCATGGACCATGGGCGGACCGGGCCGCTGGGCGCATTGGGTGGTGCCGATGGCGCTGTCAATGAGGTGACGGTCTGGCAGGACGGCACGCCGTACACGCCGCTGCACCTGTCCAAAGAACAGAACATTCCGCTGAGGCCCGGCGACCGTGTGCGTGTCAAGACACCGGGCGGTGGCGGCTATGGCGATCCGTTCAAACGCCGACCCGCTTTGGTCGCGGATGACGTACGGTTGGGTCGCTACACTGCTGATCAGGCGCGTGCGCTCTTTGGTGTTGTTCTGACCAAGTGCGGTACCGTTGATGACACCGCCACAGACGCAGCACGATCCTAA
- a CDS encoding DUF3775 domain-containing protein, whose product MLEISTYKIAQVVLMSRELNRAEGELRAFIDRLSEDEQASLVAVMWIGRESFDAEDLAEAIETARNEATVPTADYLLGSPHLSDHLENGLEALGLSAYDDEDDLVRGG is encoded by the coding sequence ATGCTCGAAATCAGCACATACAAGATTGCGCAGGTGGTCCTGATGTCCCGTGAACTGAACCGGGCCGAAGGCGAATTGCGCGCATTCATTGACCGGCTCAGCGAGGATGAACAAGCCAGCCTCGTGGCGGTCATGTGGATTGGCCGCGAAAGCTTTGACGCCGAAGATTTGGCCGAGGCGATCGAGACCGCGCGTAACGAGGCGACAGTGCCCACGGCTGACTATTTGCTCGGCTCGCCGCACCTGTCGGACCATCTCGAAAACGGGCTAGAGGCGCTGGGCCTGTCTGCCTATGACGACGAGGACGATCTGGTGCGGGGCGGTTAG